One region of Eurosta solidaginis isolate ZX-2024a chromosome X, ASM4086904v1, whole genome shotgun sequence genomic DNA includes:
- the LOC137235203 gene encoding LOW QUALITY PROTEIN: protein hu-li tai shao-like (The sequence of the model RefSeq protein was modified relative to this genomic sequence to represent the inferred CDS: inserted 3 bases in 2 codons; substituted 1 base at 1 genomic stop codon) — translation MTDVEQQAPPQNGIDLSAADDDDSSKARPADIEQDMREMERRKRVEAIMGSKLFREELERIVDSARDGGGILQQLSDIMGVPTSTRVGNAFKATNCMRPINDIRGVESMGYAKGKKLLRCKLAATFRLLELYGWTQGLGAQITARLKVDQENFLVNPYGTMYHEITXLNKVDMQGQIVEQGTTNFGVNKTHFALHSVVHAARPDIRCAIYIGCTSVVAVSSLKVGLLPVTRDACVLGEITTHTYTGTQMDSDERDRLVRALGPNSKVLILSNYGALRCGETIEEAFFAASHIVKACETQLQLLPVGVGNLVLVPEESRKTIYVEARRPPEDLEKKFAAAVATVEAANAETVASXAEGAGAAVAAKSAVAGGAAPKWRVGGAEFEALMRMLDNAGYRTGYIYRHPLIKSDPPKPRNDVELPPAVSLLGYLLEEEELLKQGIWKKGDFCKGGDRSRWLNSPNVYQKVEVLETGTLDPKKITKWVAESSPTHSTPVRIEDALQFVPPRTNPKEFKHLQQQVKDNRRADKISAGPQSHILEGVTWDEANRIKDATVSSADDHVVLMGAASKGIIQRGYQHNAAVPYAKNPXDELNEYKRTVERKKKSIHGEYTDTDFSESEPPSSMPISAPQQTKQTTITTAAVSQSEPEEVSEHQVMRIQTQQAPIPSQPEVVLSDATSYQNHTLLAAKTSTQIHKNYNHHLQSYKTFSTQKYSTLLNNFEKYGRLAQKYAFLYNSTATQKRHEFVIFNVWMIHKIEIFPHYTYPLPADRCPERKLCTNQEKGVTELDEGEEDSVEKLDILELREARTITEKAASHNKYQSDTA, via the exons atgacCGATGTTGAACAACAGGCACCTCCACAAAATGGCATAGATTTGTCCGCCGCAGATGATGATGATAGCAGTAAAGCGCGACCAGCAGACATTGAGCAGGATATGCGTGAAATGGAGCGTCGTAAGCGTGTTGAAGCTATTATGGGGTCCAAACTCTTTCGGGAGGAATTGGAACGCATTGTGGATTCCGCACGTGACGGTGGTGGCATCCTTCAGCAACTGTCCGACATAATGGGTGTACCAACATCGACCCGGGTCGGCAATGCTTTTAAAGCTACAAATTGTATGCGTCCAATTAACGATATACGCGGTGTTGAGTCGATGGGTtatgctaaaggtaaaaagctttTACGTTGCAAATTGGCTGCCACATTCCGTTTATTGGAGTTATATGGTTGGACACAAGGATTGGGCGCACAAATAACTGCACGTCTTAAGGTCGATCAAGAAAATTTTCTAGTGAATCCATATGGTACGATGTATCATGAGATTA GCTTGAACAAGGTCGATATGCAAGGACAAATTGTGGAACAGGGCACCACCAATTTTGGTGTAAATAAGACTCATTTTGCCTTGCACTCGGTAGTGCACGCCGCTCGTCCAGACATCCGTTGCGCCATTTATATCGGTTGCACATCTGTCGTTGCCGTATCCTCATTGAAAGTCGGTTTACTCCCAGTAACTCGTGACGCATGCGTTTTGGGCGAAATTACCACACACACATACACCGGCACACAAATGGACTCAGATGAACGTGATCGGTTGGTACGTGCACTCGGTCCAAACTCGAAGGTCTTGATACTCAGCAATTATGGTGCTTTGCGTTGTGGTGAAACCATTGAAGAAGCATTCTTTGCTGCCAGCCATATTGTAAAGGCATGTGAAACACAATTACAATTACTGCCAGTTGGTGTTGGTAATTTGGTATTAGTACCAGAGGAATCGCGTAAAACGATTTATGTAGAGGCGCGTCGTCCCCCTGaagatttagaaaaaaaattcgctGCTGCAGTGGCCACAGTTGAGGCAGCAAACGCAGAAACTGTTGCTTCTTGAGCTGAAGGTGCCGGTGCAGCTGTTGCGGCAAAATCAGCTGTGGCTGGTGGTGCTGCACCGAAATGGCGTGTGGGTGGTGCTGAGTTTGAAGCGCTTATGCGTATGTTGGATAATGCCGGTTATCGTACTGGTTATATATATCGTCATCCTTTGATTAAGTCGGATCCACCAAAACCTAGAAATGATGTTGAACTCCCACCAGCGGTGAGCTTACTGGGTTATCTACTAGAGGAAGAAGAGCTTCTGAAACAAGGTATTTGGAAGAAAGGCGATTTTTGTAAAGGCGGTGATCGTAGTCGTTGGCTTAACTCGCCAAATGTCTATCAGAAAGTTGAAGTCCTGGAAACTGGCACACTCGATCCGAAGAAAATAACAAAGTGGGTCGCTGAAAGTTCACCAACACACTCAACACCAGTGCGCATTGAAGATGCCTTACAATTTGTGCCACCAAGAACAAATCCAAAAGAATTTAAACACTTACAGCAACAGGTTAAAGACAATCGACGTGCTGATAAAATATCCGCAGGTCCACAATCACACATACTCGAGGGTGTTACATGGGACGAAGCCAATCGTATTAAGGATGCCACCGTTTCATCAGCTGACGATCATGTCGTGCTAATGGGCGCCGCCTCCAAAGGAATCATACAACGTGGCTATCAACATAATGCGGCCGTACCATATGCTAAGAATCC TGATGAATTGAATGAATATAAGCGCACGGTAGAACGTAAAAAGAAGAGCATTCATGGTGAATATACCGATACTGATTTCTCCGAATCAGAGCCACCGAGTTCGATGCCGATCTCAGCACCACAACAAACGAAACAAACAACAATCACAACTGCCGCAGTTAGTCAATCGGAACCAGAAGAGGTTTCAGAACACCAAGTAATGAGAATACAAACTCAGCAAGCGCCAATTCCAAGCCAACCCGAAGTAGTGCTGAGCGATGCTACGAGCTACCAAAATCATACATTATTGGCAGCAAAAACATCAACACaaattcataaaaattataaCCACCATCTTCAATCATACAAAACTTTTTCAACACAAAAATATTCtacactgttaaataattttgaaaagtatGGGAGATTGGCGCAAAAATATGCCTTTTTATATAATTCCACTGCAACACAGAAGAGACATGAGTTCGTCATCTTCAATGTTTGGATGATACATAAAATAGAAATATTTCCCCATTATACATATCCACTGCCGGCAGATAGGTGTCCAGAGCGAAAACTGTGTACCAACCAGGAAAAGGGTGTGACTGAGCTCGATGAAGGGGAAGAAGATAGCGTAGAGAAACTAGACATTTTAGAACTGCGCGAGGCCCGTACAATCACAGAAAAGGCCGCAAGTCACAACAAATACCAGTCAGACACTGCTTAA